Proteins encoded together in one Qingshengfaniella alkalisoli window:
- a CDS encoding cytidine deaminase translates to MVRNDKSRSTGMNLRDAALKVRLNAYAPYSGFKVGAVVKSGSGAVFSGVNVENAAYPEGTCAEAGAIAAMIAAGETKVTEVYVVADAPRPVPPCGGCRQKLSEFAVGDVPVTLATTEGTEYHTTVADLLPGAFVTADMERA, encoded by the coding sequence ATCGTCCGAAACGATAAGAGTCGGAGCACTGGAATGAATCTGCGCGATGCCGCCCTCAAGGTCAGACTGAACGCCTATGCGCCCTACTCAGGGTTCAAAGTGGGCGCGGTTGTAAAGTCCGGTAGTGGTGCCGTCTTCAGCGGCGTGAATGTCGAAAACGCGGCTTACCCGGAAGGCACCTGTGCCGAGGCCGGTGCGATTGCCGCAATGATTGCGGCAGGTGAAACGAAAGTGACCGAAGTGTATGTCGTGGCGGATGCGCCGCGCCCGGTTCCGCCGTGTGGCGGATGCCGCCAGAAGCTGTCCGAGTTCGCGGTGGGCGATGTGCCAGTGACACTGGCGACGACTGAGGGCACGGAATACCACACGACTGTCGCGGATCTTCTGCCGGGGGCATTCGTCACCGCAGACATGGAGCGGGCCTGA
- a CDS encoding thymidine phosphorylase, whose amino-acid sequence MDPKRILGKLRRGETLDDADMSAFANGLASGEVSDAQGAAFAMAVCKAGLSAGVTASLTRAMRDSGHVLRWDLPGPVLDKHSTGGLGDATSLVIAPMLAALGAYAPFLSGRGLGHTGGTLDKLEAIAGVSTDMSEETLRRMVTQIGCAIVGASAEIAPADQRLYALRDHTSTVDSQELITASILSKKLATGADAMVLDVKGGTGAFMKSREDASALARSLVEVANAAGTPTRALITDMNQPLAPAVGNAVEIAEVLNVLTDPQPQSRLCQLSLVLCGELMVLGGMSDTAEAGARRALDTLHSGHAAEKFAEMVHGLGGPTDVVERSSAYLPAAGVVRPVYPDSAGVVAAIDGTALGQIVLELGGGRRKPADAINPAVGLTDVASLGQGVGTDVPLAMVHAADEAGFERTVQALKSAFHVAEKGSAPSLIHDRVP is encoded by the coding sequence ATGGATCCCAAACGCATATTGGGCAAGCTGCGGCGCGGCGAGACGCTCGATGATGCGGATATGTCGGCCTTTGCGAACGGGCTTGCTTCTGGCGAGGTATCGGATGCTCAGGGCGCGGCCTTTGCGATGGCTGTGTGCAAGGCAGGGTTGAGCGCCGGCGTAACGGCGTCACTGACCCGCGCCATGCGCGATAGCGGCCATGTGTTGCGTTGGGATCTGCCTGGGCCGGTGCTGGACAAGCATTCGACAGGGGGGCTGGGCGATGCTACATCGCTGGTGATTGCGCCCATGCTTGCCGCGCTGGGGGCCTATGCGCCGTTCCTATCTGGCCGAGGGCTTGGACATACGGGCGGTACGCTGGACAAGCTGGAAGCTATTGCGGGCGTTTCAACCGACATGTCGGAAGAGACGCTGCGCCGGATGGTCACGCAGATCGGCTGTGCCATTGTCGGGGCCAGTGCAGAAATCGCGCCAGCTGATCAAAGGCTTTACGCGCTGCGCGATCACACCTCGACCGTCGATAGTCAGGAACTGATCACTGCATCAATCCTGTCCAAGAAACTGGCCACGGGTGCGGATGCGATGGTGTTGGATGTCAAGGGTGGTACCGGTGCGTTTATGAAATCACGTGAAGATGCTTCGGCGTTGGCCCGTTCCTTGGTGGAGGTCGCCAATGCGGCGGGCACGCCCACCCGCGCACTGATCACCGACATGAATCAACCCTTGGCACCTGCTGTCGGCAATGCGGTCGAGATCGCCGAGGTGCTGAATGTCCTGACCGATCCGCAACCGCAATCACGTCTTTGCCAACTCAGCTTGGTGCTGTGCGGCGAATTGATGGTGTTGGGCGGTATGTCCGACACCGCGGAAGCGGGGGCAAGACGTGCGCTTGACACCTTGCACAGTGGGCATGCAGCCGAGAAGTTTGCCGAGATGGTGCATGGGCTTGGCGGCCCAACTGATGTCGTCGAACGGTCCAGCGCGTATCTGCCTGCTGCCGGGGTGGTCCGTCCGGTTTATCCTGATAGCGCCGGCGTGGTGGCAGCTATCGACGGGACCGCTTTAGGTCAGATCGTGCTGGAACTGGGCGGGGGGCGTCGCAAGCCCGCTGATGCGATCAATCCGGCCGTGGGGCTGACCGACGTGGCGAGTTTGGGGCAGGGGGTGGGCACCGATGTGCCGCTTGCAATGGTCCATGCTGCGGATGAGGCAGGGTTCGAACGCACGGTGCAAGCCCTTAAATCCGCCTTTCACGTTGCGGAGAAGGGCAGTGCCCCATCGCTCATTCATGACAGGGTACCTTGA